From Onychostoma macrolepis isolate SWU-2019 chromosome 05, ASM1243209v1, whole genome shotgun sequence, one genomic window encodes:
- the znf703 gene encoding LOW QUALITY PROTEIN: zinc finger protein 703 (The sequence of the model RefSeq protein was modified relative to this genomic sequence to represent the inferred CDS: deleted 2 bases in 1 codon), with protein MSELPLGFAVSSRNQQTLKSRFINNDSSPTCLRPQTDSIASLPYRDPARQEKRLPIRILKMLTAHTSHILHPEYLQPLSSAPVSIELDAKKSPLALLAQTCSQIGKPDPPPSSKLGSLSSSSHGDKDSRSNSSSLKPAEHQNLDDKSSFKPYSKTGSECRKDGTGINSSADKAGFRVPNSGSAAVTCPSLPPHAPSPRASSPSQQTSGQSHTHRQSQSPVSQKPTHLQTSHMDSKAAGSDPGNDSSSGGDRNGKKDSDHSKSGSLDIAQIANSSHARASANSSNASSSSSPQPDSKSDTQPPQPSLGAGHIAPVSPFKPGHSVFPLPSSTMGYHGSIRAYTGYPSQFVPGLDHAKSSLVGAGMGVPGKHPSSSPLTGASPPSFMQGLCRDPYCLTYPNAPHLGGSNCSSCVHDPSSALKTGFPLMYPTHHLHSLHPSSLSSSATSSLSHPLYTYGFMLPNETHPHACNWVSVGGPCDKRFSTSEELLAHLRTHTALPGVDGKLLSGYPSSVSSAASCHLHLPPPSSPGALPSSLSLRGSPGLGLARYHPYGKAHLPGAPSLPMHSLPATAPYYSPYALYSQRLGSASALGYQ; from the exons TAACAACGATAGTTCGCCCACCTGTTTAAGACCCCAAACCGACTCGATCGCCTCACTGCCGTACCGTGATCCCGCCCGTCAGGAAAAAAGGCTGCCTATACGGATTCTCAAAATGTTGACCGCTCACACAAGTCACATACTTCACCCAGAGTATCTCCAGCCGCTCAGCTCCGCGCCAGTGAGCATCGAG CTGGATGCTAAAAAGAGTCCCCTAGCATTGCTGGCCCAGACCTGCTCACAGATTGGTAAACCAGATCCTCCTCCCTCCTCCAAACTGGGATCCCTCTCCTCCAGCAGCCATGGAGACAAGGACAGCCGCTCCAACAGCTCCAGCCTGAAGCCTGCGGAGCATCAGAACCTAGATGACAAGTCCAGCTTTAAGCCTTACTCTAAAACTGGATCAGAATGCCGGAAGGATGGCACTGGGATCAACAGCTCAGCAGATAAAGCGGGGTTCAGAGTGCCAAATAGCGGTTCTGCAGCTGTGACGTGCCCCTCTTTACCTCCTCATGCTCCCTCTCCACGGGCCAGCTCTCCTTCTCAGCAGACATCAGGACAGTCGCACACGCACCGGCAGTCTCAGTCTCCCGTATCGCAGAAACCAACGCATCTACAAACCTCCCACATGGACTCCAAAGCTGCGGGTTCAGACCCAGGGAATGACAGCAGCAGCGGTGGCGATCGCAATGGGAAAAAAGATTCAGACCACAGTAAATCTGGAAGCCTGGACATTGCACAAATCGCCAACTCCAGTCACGCACGTGCTAGTGCGAACTCCAGCAATGCCAGCTCCTCCAGCAGTCCTCAACCTGACAGTAAGTCTGACACCCAACCCCCTCAGCCCAGCCTGGGAGCAGGCCACATCGCCCCAGTGTCTCCCTTCAAACCGGGCCACTCGGTGTTTCCCCTCCCATCCTCCACCATGGGCTACCACGGCTCCATT CGGGCCTATACTGGCTATCCTTCTCAGTTTGTGCCTGGGCTGGATCACGCTAAATCTAGTTTAGTTGGTGCTGGGATGGGTGTTCCAGGAAAGCATCCCAGCTCCAGTCCTCTCACAGGGGCCTCGCCTCCCTCTTTCATGCAAGGGTTGTGCAGGGACCCATACTGCCTCACCTACCCCAATGCACCCCATCTCGGGGGCAGCAACTGCTCTTCCTGCGTTCATGATCCATCATCTGCCCTAAAGACTGGCTTCCCTCTTATGTATCCCACCCATCACCTCCACTCCCTCCACCCCAGTTCTCTGTCCTCTAGCGCCACCTCTTCTCTGTCCCATCCTCTGTATACTTACGGTTTCATGCTGCCCAATGAAACGCACCCTCATGCCTGTAACTGGGTCTCAGTGGGTGGCCCGTGTGACAAACGCTTCTCCACCTCAGAGGAACTCTTGGCCCATTTGCGTACGCACACAGCTCTGCCAGGTGTGGATGGGAAGCTGCTCTCCGGCTACCCTTCATCTGTCTCCTCTGCCGCTTCCTGCCACCTCCACCTGCCTCCTCCCAGCAGCCCAGGAGCCCTTCCCAGTTCCCTCTCCCTGCGTGGATCACCAGGGCTAGGTTTGGCACGGTATCACCCCTACGGAAAGGCACACTTGCCAGGAGCTCCATCCCTTCCTATGCACTCTCTCCCAGCCACAGCACCCTACTATTCTCCCTATGCTCTATACAGCCAGAGACTGGGCTCAGCTTCAGCTCTTGGGTACCAGTGA